The following coding sequences lie in one Primulina huaijiensis isolate GDHJ02 chromosome 2, ASM1229523v2, whole genome shotgun sequence genomic window:
- the LOC140971269 gene encoding phosphatidylinositol N-acetylglucosaminyltransferase subunit A codes for MDEREKHRILMVSDFFYPNFGGVENHIYYLSQCLIKLGHKVVVMTHAYKNRSGVRYMTGGLKVYYVPWRPFLMQNTLPTFYGTLPIVRTILIREKISLVHGHQAFSTLCHEALMHARTMGYKVVFTDHSLYGFADVGSIHMNKVLQFTLADVSQAICVSHTSKENTVLRSGLPPEKVFVIPNAVDTAMFKPAPKRLGSHEIVIVVISRLVYRKGADLLVEVIPEVCHLHPNVRFIVGGDGPKRVRLEEMREKHSLQDRVDMLGAVPHSKVQSVLITGHIFLNSSLTEAFCIAILEAASCGLLTVSTRVGGVPEVLPGDMVVLAEPDPSDMVLAITKAINLLPQIDPQSMHNRMKKLYSWHDVARRTVIVYDCALRCSNQDLLERLPRYLSCGSWAGKLFCLLMILDYLFWLMLKLWQPDMDIEVAPDVHLTSSQHGEGTWVSIEDGSSK; via the exons ATGGACGAACGAGAAAAGCATAGAATTTTGATGGTGTCTGATTTTTTCTATCCCAACTTTGGTGGCGTAGAGAATCACATTTATTACTTATCTCAATGCTTGATAAAACTTGGCCACAAG GTGGTTGTTATGACTCATGCTTACAAAAATCGTTCAGGAGTGAGGTATATGACTGGTGGGTTAAAAGTTTATTACGTGCCGTGGAGACCATTTCTCATGCAGAATACGTTGCCTACATTTTATGGAACTTTGCCGATTGTGAGAACAATTTTGATACGAGAAAAAATATCTTTGGTGCATGGACATCAAGCCTTTTCAACTCTATGTCATGAAGCTCTAATGCACGCACGAACAATGGGGTACAAagttgtgtttactgatcattctttGTATGGTTTTGCTGATGTGGGAAGTATTCACATGAACAAGGTTTTACAGTTTACCCTAGCAGATGTAAGCCAAGCTATATGTGTTTCTCATACAAGCAAGGAAAATACAGTTTTGAGATCTGGATTGCCACCTGAAAAGGTTTTTGTTATTCCTAATGCTGTGGATACAGCAATGTTCAAGCCTGCTCCAAAGCGACTCGGCAGTCATGAAATAGTTATTGTTGTGATCAGTCGATTGGTTTACAGGAAAGGGGCGGATCTACTGGTTGAAGTCATCCCTGAAGTGTGCCATTTGCATCCCAAC GTTCGGTTTATTGTTGGTGGAGATGGACCTAAAAGAGTGCGATTGgaagaaatgagagaaaaacacTCTCTTCAAGATAGAGTTGATATGTTGGGTGCTGTCCCACATTCTAAAGTACAGTCAGTTTTAATAACTGGTCATATATTCTTAAATAG tTCCTTAACCGAAGCATTTTGTATAGCCATATTGGAAGCTGCTAGTTGTGGATTATTGACTGTCAGTACACGAGTTGGAGGTGTTCCCGAG GTTCTTCCAGGTGATATGGTTGTTCTTGCAGAGCCGGATCCAAGCGACATGGTACTGGCAATTACAAAAGCAATAAACTTACTTCCCCAAATTGATCCACAATCCATGCACAATCGT ATGAAAAAGCTCTATAGTTGGCATGATGTTGCCAGAAGGACGGTGATTGTTTATGACTGTGCTTTGAGATGTTCCAATCAGGATCTCTTGGAAAGGTTGCCCAG gtACCTTTCTTGTGGTTCTTGGGCAGGAAAGCTCTTTTGTTTGCTGATGATATTGGATTATTTGTTTTGGCTTATGTTGAAGCTGTGGCAG CCTGATATGGACATAGAGGTTGCACCCGATGTTCATCTAACCAGTTCCCAACATGGAGAAGGGACGTGGGTTTCTATTGAAGATGGGAGTTCGAAGTAA
- the LOC140971268 gene encoding uncharacterized protein: MADDIFDEKSLSEKLSKLNSSQQSIESLSRWCISHRKKAKQVVETWDRLFQSAQQDQRVSFLYLANDILQNSRRKGSEFVNEFWKILPSALRVVYDSGDENCRKAATRLVDIWEERKVFGSRGQNLKNELLGKNPPPNTGKDPSIITSGKNSNPIKVVKRDAHSLRIKLAVGGMPEKILTSFHLVHDEVANEEAALNKSQSAISGVQEIEIDVANASSQGDVHGSVVMDNIEKQENMLHQCVSQLEKCETIRVALVSQLRGALQDQESKLELIQSELQAARGQLEKAANIKLQLTSPPSAPTVNQPIFSPTLTKNNLPAPPPSNPLTSFVNSIDKEESQKLTAAAVAAKLTASSSSALMFTSVLSSFVAEEAASKSSGLKRPKLDIPFPFSGVTNLEGNNSAYFPSTQQASTNVPSVQSLGVQSVSQLNPLQAPFLPPPPAPPPLAPPANVSGNPLMQSTMMGLPYNYGASNILPAPLSSNSAAAYTRPGPPPQQAHPQLQNQQAPAQQQPPANGGYFRPSAVGFYAHSHQPTTPPVHKQ; encoded by the exons CTTTGTCTCGGTGGTGCATATCTCACCGGAAAAAGGCCAAGCAAGTTGTTGAAACATGGGATAGGTTATTTCAATCTGCACAACAGGATCAACGGGTATCTTTCTTGTACTTGGCCAACGACATCCTGCAAAATAGCAGGCGTAAGGGCAGTGAATTTGTGAATGAATTTTGGAAGATCCTGCCATCAGCTCTCAGGGTTGTTTATGATAGCGGTGATGAAAATTGCAGAAAAGCTGCCACTCGGCTG GTTGACATTTGGGAAGAAAGAAAAGTATTTGGATCTAGGGGTCagaatctcaaaaatgaattgCTAGGAAAGAATCCTCCTCCCAACACCGGAAAGGATCCTTCTATAATCACCAGTGGCAAGAATTCGAATCCTATCAAAGTTGTGAAGAGAGATGCCCACTCTTTGAGAATT AAATTGGCTGTTGGTGGCATGCCGGAGAAAATCTTAACCTCATTTCATTTGGTACATGATGAGGTTGCCAATGAAGAAGCTGCCTTAAACAAAAGCCAAAGTGCTATTTCTGGTGTACAAGAAATTGAGATCGATGTTGCGAATGCTTCTTCTCAAG GAGACGTTCATGGTTCTGTTGTTATGGATAACATAGAGAAACAGGAGAACATGCTTCACCAATGCGTTAGCCAGCTTGAAAAATGTGAAACGATCAGAGTTGCTTTGGTTTCCCAGCTTAGAGGAGCTCTTCAGGATCAA GAGTCAAAGCTGGAGCTGATTCAGAGCGAGTTACAA GCTGCTCGGGGCCAGCTTGAGAAAGCGGCCAATATAAAACTGCAGCTCACATCGCCACCCTCGGCACCAACTGTGAACCAACCCATATTTTCTCCAACCCTGACAAAAAACAATCTTCCGGCGCCTCCACCTTCCAATCCTTTAACTTCTTTTGTGAACTCCATCGACAAAGAGGAGTCACAGAAGTTGACGGCAGCTGCAGTTGCTGCAAAACTTACCGCTTCCTCGTCATCTGCCCTGATGTTTACATCTGTTCTGTCCTCTTTCGTTGCGGAAGAGGCAGCGTCAAAAAGCAGCGGGTTGAAGAGGCCCAAGTTGGATATACCCTTTCCTTTTTCAGGTGTGACCAACCTGGAGGGAAATAATTCAGCCTATTTTCCTTCTACGCAGCAAGCATCAACTAATGTACCATCTGTTCAGTCGTTAGGCGTTCAGTCTGTGTCCCAGTTGAACCCATTACAAGCTCCGTTCCTTCCACCACCCCCAGCTCCACCACCGCTCGCACCTCCTGCCAATGTATCGGGGAATCCATTAATGCAATCTACAATGATGGGGCTGCCATATAACTATGGTGCCAGCAACATACTTCCTGCACCATTGTCTTCAAACTCCGCAGCTGCGTATACCAGGCCAGGCCCTCCACCACAGCAAGCACATCCACAGCTGCAGAACCAGCAGGCACCCGCACAGCAGCAGCCACCTGCAAATGGTGGATACTTCAGGCCATCGGCTGTCGGGTTCTACGCTCATAGCCATCAGCCAACGACCCCACCCGTACACAAGCAGTGA